The proteins below come from a single Carnobacterium divergens DSM 20623 genomic window:
- a CDS encoding helix-turn-helix domain-containing protein: MEIGKRIKNLRIQKNLTQEELGERTDLSKGYISQLERDLSSPSMETFFDILEVLGCSPKDFFEEGQKEQRVVYSAEEMTDFEDEEKGYQMKWLVPESNENEMEPVLLTFKESGEFKKFAPSLSETFGYVTKGAICIEIGLKRYYAKKGESIYFHGTKEHQLKNDFNGESQLLLVVTNSYL; this comes from the coding sequence ATGGAAATTGGCAAGCGAATCAAAAATTTACGAATTCAAAAAAATTTAACGCAAGAAGAACTGGGAGAACGAACTGATTTAAGTAAAGGATATATCTCTCAATTAGAGCGAGATTTAAGCTCACCATCAATGGAGACTTTTTTTGATATTTTAGAAGTGTTAGGATGCAGTCCTAAAGACTTTTTTGAAGAAGGACAAAAAGAACAACGTGTGGTTTATTCAGCAGAGGAAATGACGGATTTTGAAGATGAAGAAAAGGGTTATCAAATGAAATGGCTCGTTCCTGAATCAAATGAAAATGAAATGGAACCTGTGTTGCTTACGTTTAAAGAATCAGGAGAGTTTAAAAAATTTGCGCCCTCTCTTTCAGAAACGTTTGGGTATGTAACGAAAGGCGCGATTTGTATTGAAATAGGCTTGAAACGTTATTATGCGAAAAAAGGCGAATCGATTTATTTTCATGGTACAAAAGAACATCAATTAAAAAATGATTTTAATGGCGAAAGCCAGCTGTTACTTGTGGTAACGAACTCTTACTTATAA
- a CDS encoding cation:proton antiporter → MPILEGAIILFVLVVVSNIISHYIVSIPTALIQVALGLMAALFFGIQIELETSWFMLLFVAPLLYNDGRHYPKRDLWKLRIPIFGNSILLVFLTTIVGGYIITAMTDNKIPLAAAFALAAILSPTDPVAVNGIAEQVKLPTGILRLVRGESLVNDASGLIAFKYAIAATVTGAFSLKEATLDFFYMAIVGMILGIVLELLLYALKNWLSSQGIKDVVLHTLIQILTPFMIYLIVEDLFHASGVIAVVAAGVVANNKQVLVENRMAEVRIVTERTWDVIIYLLNGLVFLILGIELPFAMRSALKNPLMGNFLLVEYVIILWLVILILRILWTYSYMWFDFSFGKHKKEVKPSFKIALMSGLTGVRGAVTMAGILSVPYVLNSGEAFPGRAIMLFLASGVIVATLIAATVALPFLTKSKRRLVTSGDELADYPEEETDSSADDDLKEAQARIHIMQVAIRTIEQESRPENRMASYDLIHEYNHMIRRLQMEYNSQETITRFLKDEVSIRLIAIAAEVEKVKELKENGSVDKETAEQYLQVLARRQNGLNSDIGSRLNHGWILLKRTYRKSLRGLLRLKKGASYQEQYRKRLALEKEAAKSAIRKLSEYMKKELKKDGKVDKTIAYHLIVEYRNKIERIKRFGEDYSEEYEKQLQELRLKALNSERTDIQKMFENGEISRELANLLRRFVNYTESSVMDIGNEE, encoded by the coding sequence TTGCCAATTTTAGAAGGAGCCATTATTTTATTTGTCCTAGTTGTGGTGTCTAATATTATCAGCCATTACATTGTTTCAATTCCAACAGCCCTAATTCAAGTCGCATTAGGCTTGATGGCCGCATTATTTTTTGGAATTCAAATTGAACTGGAGACAAGTTGGTTTATGCTCTTGTTTGTTGCCCCACTTCTATATAATGACGGAAGGCACTATCCTAAACGGGATTTATGGAAATTAAGAATCCCTATTTTTGGGAATTCAATTCTTTTAGTTTTTCTAACGACAATTGTTGGTGGGTATATTATTACTGCCATGACTGATAATAAAATTCCATTGGCGGCAGCGTTTGCCTTAGCTGCTATTTTATCGCCAACCGATCCAGTAGCGGTAAACGGGATTGCAGAGCAAGTAAAACTTCCAACTGGAATTTTGCGCCTTGTTCGTGGAGAAAGTTTAGTTAATGATGCCAGTGGTTTGATTGCCTTTAAATATGCAATTGCAGCAACTGTGACAGGTGCGTTTTCTTTAAAAGAAGCTACGCTTGATTTTTTCTATATGGCAATTGTGGGAATGATTCTTGGGATTGTTCTAGAGCTTTTGCTGTATGCGTTGAAAAATTGGTTAAGCAGCCAAGGGATTAAAGACGTTGTCTTGCATACCTTGATTCAAATCTTAACCCCATTTATGATTTACTTAATTGTTGAAGATTTATTCCACGCATCAGGTGTTATTGCAGTAGTAGCCGCAGGTGTTGTGGCGAATAACAAGCAAGTGTTAGTAGAAAATCGAATGGCTGAAGTTCGAATTGTAACGGAGCGGACATGGGACGTGATTATTTACTTGTTAAATGGATTGGTGTTCTTGATTCTTGGAATCGAGCTGCCATTTGCCATGCGTTCAGCTTTAAAGAACCCATTGATGGGAAATTTTCTGCTAGTAGAATATGTAATCATTCTTTGGTTAGTGATTTTGATTTTAAGAATTTTATGGACGTACAGTTACATGTGGTTTGATTTTTCATTTGGGAAACACAAAAAAGAAGTGAAACCAAGTTTTAAAATTGCGTTGATGTCAGGTTTGACAGGAGTTCGTGGTGCTGTGACAATGGCCGGTATTTTATCTGTCCCATATGTATTGAACTCTGGTGAGGCTTTCCCTGGCAGAGCAATTATGTTATTTTTAGCATCTGGCGTAATTGTAGCAACCTTGATTGCCGCAACAGTTGCATTGCCTTTCTTAACAAAATCGAAACGCCGTTTAGTGACTTCAGGGGATGAACTAGCTGATTATCCTGAAGAGGAAACAGATAGCTCTGCAGATGATGATTTAAAGGAAGCGCAAGCTAGAATTCATATTATGCAAGTTGCGATTCGTACGATTGAACAAGAAAGTCGGCCGGAAAATCGAATGGCCTCCTATGATTTAATTCATGAGTACAACCATATGATCCGTCGCTTACAAATGGAGTACAACAGCCAAGAAACGATTACTCGCTTTTTAAAAGATGAGGTGAGTATTCGCTTAATTGCAATTGCAGCAGAAGTTGAAAAAGTGAAGGAACTAAAAGAGAATGGGTCAGTTGATAAAGAAACAGCTGAACAATATTTACAAGTTCTTGCTAGACGTCAAAACGGTTTAAATAGTGATATTGGTTCGCGTTTAAATCACGGTTGGATTTTATTGAAACGAACCTACCGTAAAAGTTTACGTGGTCTTTTAAGACTAAAAAAAGGAGCCTCGTATCAAGAGCAGTATCGTAAACGCCTTGCTTTAGAAAAAGAAGCGGCTAAAAGTGCGATACGTAAACTATCAGAGTACATGAAAAAAGAATTGAAAAAAGATGGGAAGGTGGATAAGACCATCGCTTACCATTTGATTGTTGAATACCGTAATAAAATTGAACGGATCAAACGCTTTGGTGAAGATTATTCAGAAGAATATGAAAAACAATTGCAAGAGTTGCGTTTAAAAGCTTTAAATTCAGAAAGAACCGACATCCAAAAAATGTTTGAGAATGGTGAAATCAGCCGTGAATTAGCGAATTTATTGCGCCGTTTTGTAAACTATACAGAAAGCTCGGTCATGGATATTGGAAATGAAGAGTAA